A region of Salinibacter sp. 10B DNA encodes the following proteins:
- a CDS encoding DUF5050 domain-containing protein, with translation MNTVPSRLLLPFCVPFLFLASCDSPSSDPASPNLGAFEGQTDVGVVEAAGATQYEADSQTYRMTSGQTQENGVHLAWRRVRGDVLLRARGAFTAEGADENRRMGWVIRSDLSPDAAHVRASVPGNGQAALQYRRAAGDSTHEIQSSVTGANVIQLARDDSTYTMAVARAGNPFTRTEVSDVALGDSVYVGLFVHSPAEGSPETATFRNVRIVTPASDTLSQYDEYLGSRVETMDVESGHRTVVHEEPRSLQAPNWTPDGESLIYNSDGLLYRFDLDTRTPKEIDTGFADANNNDHVISFDGEQLGISHHPESHDGNSIIYTVPIEGGTPTQVTPNGPSYLHGWSPDGNWLTYTGARNGEYDIYKIPVDGGEEVRLTTAEGLDDGSEYTPDGEHIYFNSVRTGSMEIWRMAPDGSEQEQLTDDRFNNWFPHVSPDGESIVFLSYRPSVPPGDHPFYKQVYLRRMPTDGGEPEVIAYVYGGQGTINVPSWSPDGEQIAFVSNTGME, from the coding sequence TCCGACCCGGCCTCCCCCAACCTCGGGGCCTTCGAAGGGCAGACCGACGTAGGCGTCGTCGAGGCGGCCGGAGCGACGCAGTACGAGGCCGATAGTCAAACCTACCGCATGACGAGCGGACAAACGCAGGAGAATGGCGTCCATCTTGCGTGGCGCCGGGTCCGTGGCGACGTGCTCCTCCGGGCACGCGGGGCATTCACGGCCGAAGGGGCAGACGAGAACCGACGGATGGGCTGGGTCATCCGTTCAGACCTCTCCCCCGACGCGGCGCACGTGAGGGCTTCCGTCCCCGGCAACGGGCAGGCGGCCCTCCAGTATCGGCGCGCTGCCGGGGACAGCACCCACGAGATCCAATCGTCCGTGACTGGGGCGAACGTCATTCAACTCGCCCGCGACGACAGCACCTATACGATGGCGGTGGCGCGGGCGGGCAACCCATTCACCCGAACTGAAGTGTCGGACGTTGCCCTGGGCGACAGCGTGTACGTCGGCCTCTTCGTGCATTCTCCCGCGGAAGGAAGCCCCGAGACGGCCACGTTCCGGAACGTACGCATCGTAACACCAGCGTCGGACACCCTCTCGCAGTACGACGAGTACCTCGGCAGTCGGGTGGAAACGATGGACGTGGAAAGCGGTCACCGCACCGTGGTGCACGAGGAGCCCCGCTCGTTGCAGGCGCCCAACTGGACGCCGGATGGCGAATCGCTCATCTACAACAGCGACGGGCTGCTCTACCGCTTTGACCTCGACACACGGACGCCGAAAGAGATCGACACCGGCTTTGCGGATGCCAATAACAACGACCACGTCATTTCCTTCGACGGAGAGCAGCTCGGCATCAGCCATCATCCGGAGTCGCACGACGGCAACTCCATCATCTACACCGTGCCCATTGAAGGTGGCACGCCGACGCAGGTGACCCCGAACGGGCCGTCGTACCTGCACGGCTGGTCGCCCGACGGGAACTGGCTCACCTACACCGGAGCCCGCAACGGCGAATACGACATCTACAAGATTCCGGTGGACGGCGGCGAGGAGGTACGCCTGACTACGGCAGAGGGGCTGGACGATGGGTCCGAGTATACACCGGATGGCGAGCACATCTACTTCAACTCCGTCCGCACCGGCAGCATGGAGATCTGGCGGATGGCGCCCGACGGGAGTGAGCAGGAACAGCTCACCGACGATCGCTTCAACAACTGGTTTCCCCACGTGTCGCCGGACGGCGAATCGATCGTCTTTCTCTCGTACCGCCCCAGCGTCCCGCCCGGCGATCATCCCTTCTACAAGCAGGTGTACCTGCGCCGGATGCCCACGGACGGGGGCGAGCCGGAGGTGATTGCCTACGTGTACGGCGGGCAGGGCACCATCAACGTACCGTCATGGTCACCGGACGGGGAGCAAATCGCCTTTGTGAGCAACACCGGAATGGAGTGA